The proteins below are encoded in one region of Hordeum vulgare subsp. vulgare chromosome 3H, MorexV3_pseudomolecules_assembly, whole genome shotgun sequence:
- the LOC123440495 gene encoding reticuline oxidase-like has product MRSVATLLQLVCLLLSLHRSSCSGVAATERDFSSCLVSNGVSSFSLPTSPSYAGLLNSSIFNLRFTLPNVARPAAVVLPESRDELRRAILCARASSLAIRVRSGGHSYEGLSYTTENHVPFVVIDIANLNRVRVVPGSAMAWAESGATVGELYYVVGRSNRSLAFPAGSGSTTGLGGHVSGGGFGLLSRKFGLAADNVLDAALITSDGRIHDRSSMGDDVFWAIRGGGGGSWGVVYAWKLRLVPVPRNVTVFTVDRTGPVELIAGLVHRWQYVGPNLPDEYYLSVYAPTGSTEGNVSISFTGQVLESKEHALSVLSQSFPELGLTEEDLSEMSWIESTAKFAGLSTVDDLAKRRRQPKQYSKSKSDYVQEPISRNDMVEIFRYLSTGPTGSIQLDPYGGAMARIGRAETPFPHRAGNLYSIQYGVNWDRSEVARAEEYIGWLRSFYKYMTPLVSKDPRAAYVNYLDLDLGLNNWTRAAGGSSAQAVARARSSWGHAYFGENFDRLVRAKMVVDPSNVFNNAQSIPPLNSRAEE; this is encoded by the coding sequence ATGCGTTCCGTTGCGACTCTCCTCCAGCTGGTCTGCCTTCTCTTGTCACTTCATCGGAGCTCATGCTCCGGCGTGGCGGCCACGGAGCGCGACTTCTCGTCCTGCCTCGTCTCCAACGGCGTCAGCAGCTTCTCCCTGCCCACGTCTCCGAGCTACGCAGGGCTGCTCAACTCCTCCATCTTCAACCTCCGGTTCACGCTCCCGAACGTCGCCCGGCCCGCAGCCGTTGTCCTCCCGGAGTCGAGGGATGAGCTGAGGCGAGCCATCCTGTGCGCCCGCGCCAGCTCGCTGGCGATCCGCGTGCGCAGCGGCGGGCACAGCTACGAGGGGCTGTCCTACACCACGGAGAACCACGTACCGTTCGTGGTGATCGACATCGCGAACCTGAACCGCGTCCGGGTCGTCCCGGGCTCAGCCATGGCCTGGGCCGAGTCGGGGGCGACGGTGGGCGAGTTGTACTACGTCGTTGGGCGGTCGAACAGGTCCTTGGCGTTCCCAGCCGGGTCGGGGTCGACCACTGGTCTAGGGGGGCACGTCTCCGGCGGCGGGTTCGGGCTTCTGTCCCGGAAGTTTGGGCTCGCCGCAGACAACGTGCTGGACGCGGCGCTCATCACTTCGGACGGCAGGATCCATGACCGAAGCTCAATGGGCGACGACGTGTTCTGGGCGATCCGGGGCGGCGGAGGCGGGAGCTGGGGCGTGGTGTACGCATGGAAGCTCCGGCTCGTTCCGGTTCCCCGCAACGTCACCGTGTTCACCGTCGACCGGACCGGTCCGGTCGAACTCATTGCCGGGCTGGTTCACAGGTGGCAGTATGTGGGGCCCAATCTACCGGACGAGTATTATCTCTCTGTGTATGCTCCTACCGGATCGACGGAGGGCAACGTCTCCATCTCCTTCACCGGTCAAGTGCTGGAGTCCAAGGAGCATGCcttgtcggtgctcagccaaagctttcctgagctcggcctcacCGAGGAAGACCTCTCAGAAATGAGCTGGATCGAGTCGACGGCCAAGTTCGCCGGTCTGAGCACGGTGGATGACCTGGCGAAGCGGCGTCGACAGCCAAAGCAGTACTCCAAGAGCAAGTCTGACTACGTGCAAGAACCGATCTCGAGGAACGACATGGTTGAGATCTTCCGGTACCTGTCGACCGGGCCGACGGGGTCCATCCAGCTAGACCCCTACGGCGGGGCCATGGCGCGGATCGGGAGAGCCGAGACGCCATTCCCGCACCGCGCCGGGAACCTGTACAGCATCCAGTACGGCGTGAACTGGGACCGGTCGGAGGTAGCCCGCGCAGAGGAGTACATCGGATGGCTCAGGTCGTTCTACAAGTACATGACCCCCTTGGTGTCCAAGGATCCCCGCGCTGCGTATGTGAACTACCTGGACCTTGATCTGGGCCTGAACAACTGGACGCGCGCTGCCGGCGGGTCATCGGCGCAGGCGGTGGCTCGTGCGAGGTCGTCGTGGGGGCATGCGTACTTCGGAGAGAACTTCGACCGGCTGGTTCGTGCTAAGAtggttgtcgatcctagcaacgtGTTCAACAACGCGCAGAGTATCCCTCCTTTGAATAGTAGAGCCGAAGAGTAG